In Nonomuraea sp. NBC_00507, the following are encoded in one genomic region:
- a CDS encoding nuclear transport factor 2 family protein, whose amino-acid sequence MTTQNMTADNKSIVQRALTALVATSDVDALAPLLSDDFVHHRPDSTSKTKAEWLAAVRAALVPLAGMQVEIQHVLADGDHVAMYSRRWLPGAEPGIAVVDIWRVDDGLIAEAWEIIEPVAQAATNLTWWESADR is encoded by the coding sequence ATGACTACGCAGAACATGACCGCAGACAACAAGAGCATCGTCCAGCGGGCGCTGACGGCACTGGTCGCGACGAGCGACGTCGATGCGCTAGCGCCGTTGCTGAGCGACGACTTCGTCCATCACAGGCCGGATTCGACCTCGAAGACCAAGGCGGAATGGCTCGCCGCCGTACGCGCCGCGCTCGTCCCACTCGCCGGCATGCAGGTCGAAATTCAGCATGTGCTGGCCGACGGCGATCATGTTGCGATGTACTCGCGGCGCTGGCTTCCCGGTGCGGAGCCGGGGATCGCAGTCGTCGATATCTGGCGGGTCGACGATGGGCTGATCGCCGAGGCATGGGAGATCATCGAGCCGGTGGCCCAGGCAGCCACTAATCTGACGTGGTGGGAATCCGCTGATCGCTGA
- a CDS encoding cupin domain-containing protein, with the protein MNRRRMLHAFKAAKEVADYEDAAVLQEAVDPQLYLSRNRLPQPFHLVCSKDTVITQLSGGARIDLRDSSVNTFRMTVGDIAYIPAGTPHQIIPTDEGVSEGRSDPSASHHILLEEEP; encoded by the coding sequence GTGAACCGCCGCCGCATGCTCCACGCGTTCAAGGCCGCCAAGGAGGTCGCCGACTACGAGGACGCCGCCGTCCTGCAGGAGGCCGTCGACCCGCAGCTCTACCTGTCGCGCAACCGGCTACCCCAGCCCTTCCACCTGGTCTGCTCCAAGGACACCGTGATCACCCAGCTCAGCGGCGGCGCGCGCATCGACCTGCGCGACAGCTCCGTCAACACCTTCCGGATGACGGTCGGCGACATCGCCTACATCCCCGCGGGCACCCCGCACCAGATCATCCCCACCGACGAGGGAGTCTCTGAGGGCCGCAGCGACCCGTCGGCATCACACCACATTCTTTTGGAGGAAGAGCCATGA
- a CDS encoding antibiotic biosynthesis monooxygenase family protein — MITLAELDASTPYGKQLQSAGDGPVTLINTFVAPEGKTEEVLAAWQEDAAYFKSQPGFISAQLHQGIAGSRVLVNIAVWESGAHLRAAFSAPEFGAALERYPDGTIAYPHLLEKVAVPGICVA; from the coding sequence ATGATCACTCTTGCGGAACTTGACGCGAGCACGCCGTATGGCAAGCAGTTGCAGAGCGCTGGCGATGGCCCTGTCACGCTGATCAACACCTTTGTCGCGCCAGAGGGCAAGACGGAGGAGGTGCTCGCCGCGTGGCAGGAGGACGCCGCCTACTTCAAGAGCCAGCCCGGCTTCATCTCCGCCCAGCTTCACCAGGGCATCGCCGGGAGCCGCGTCCTGGTGAACATCGCGGTCTGGGAGTCCGGCGCGCACCTGCGGGCCGCATTCTCTGCCCCTGAGTTCGGCGCGGCCCTCGAGCGCTACCCGGACGGCACCATCGCCTACCCGCACCTGTTGGAGAAGGTGGCCGTCCCCGGCATCTGCGTGGCCTGA
- a CDS encoding ferredoxin reductase family protein: MSWKLHWGTLAFVCAYAGLVAGVLLLVVPALGWLSGLAILAGTTAYAMMATNLFLAIRRPILEKLFGPLDRVYNAHRRIGTIILGAIGLHLVLIPIASAVDRGESLLDTLTVAIPLGVLGTLVLVGSIVLALNTKVPYDRWQKVHMATGFAFLVLTAHMVSGASQWFSLVSPLGGLLGCFALLGAGSLLVRVADKARGAVPHVVVETLQRERGVEVAMRPEGSRRIPPHRPGQFVFLTATADGARETHPFTLTSAGGEERVSVLIRSSGDWTGHVQTGLAVGDRVRVEGPFGSFTPPVGAGAPQHQVWVAGGAGITPFLSVLRTAERAPDVAEPSRRQVELLIAARDASDVPCWEELSTFARNMPWLTLTPAFSAVSGRLDGDAVDRLIKSKPRGTAWYLCGPAGLTAMVQRRLGQESGAQRQVYRELYEWRAGEMNAPVKHP, from the coding sequence ATGTCATGGAAACTGCACTGGGGCACCTTGGCGTTCGTTTGCGCGTACGCCGGATTGGTGGCCGGCGTCCTGCTTCTCGTGGTCCCCGCACTGGGATGGCTGAGCGGCCTGGCCATCCTCGCGGGCACAACCGCCTACGCAATGATGGCCACTAACCTGTTCCTCGCAATCCGCCGTCCGATACTCGAGAAGTTGTTCGGCCCGCTCGATCGCGTGTACAACGCCCATCGCCGGATCGGCACGATCATCCTCGGAGCGATCGGCCTGCATCTGGTCCTCATCCCCATCGCGTCGGCCGTCGACCGCGGCGAAAGCCTCTTGGACACCCTCACCGTGGCCATTCCCCTCGGCGTGCTGGGAACGCTTGTCCTCGTCGGGTCGATCGTGCTGGCCCTCAACACGAAGGTGCCCTACGACAGGTGGCAAAAGGTCCACATGGCCACCGGCTTCGCCTTTCTCGTGCTGACCGCGCACATGGTGAGCGGCGCGAGTCAATGGTTCTCCCTGGTCAGCCCTTTGGGCGGCCTGCTCGGCTGCTTCGCCTTGCTGGGCGCCGGAAGCCTGCTCGTCCGGGTGGCGGACAAGGCTCGCGGAGCGGTGCCCCATGTGGTCGTCGAAACGCTGCAGCGCGAGCGCGGAGTCGAGGTCGCCATGCGGCCGGAAGGATCGCGCAGGATCCCTCCGCACCGACCCGGCCAATTCGTGTTCCTGACGGCAACGGCCGACGGGGCGCGAGAGACGCATCCGTTCACGTTGACGAGCGCGGGAGGGGAAGAGCGCGTCAGCGTCCTGATTCGCTCATCCGGGGATTGGACGGGCCACGTTCAGACAGGTCTTGCGGTCGGCGATCGGGTGCGCGTGGAAGGCCCGTTCGGATCGTTCACGCCGCCGGTGGGCGCAGGCGCGCCTCAGCACCAGGTTTGGGTGGCGGGAGGAGCCGGCATCACGCCGTTCCTGTCGGTTCTGCGGACCGCCGAGCGTGCGCCGGACGTCGCTGAGCCGTCGCGGCGGCAGGTCGAGTTGCTCATTGCGGCACGGGATGCCTCCGACGTTCCTTGCTGGGAGGAACTGTCCACGTTCGCCCGTAACATGCCATGGCTGACGCTCACACCGGCATTCAGCGCAGTGAGCGGAAGACTCGACGGCGACGCCGTCGACCGCCTCATCAAGAGCAAACCCAGGGGCACGGCATGGTACCTCTGCGGCCCGGCGGGGCTTACCGCGATGGTCCAACGCCGACTCGGTCAGGAATCAGGTGCGCAGCGTCAGGTATACCGTGAACTGTACGAGTGGCGGGCGGGTGAGATGAACGCGCCGGTGAAGCACCCCTAG
- a CDS encoding MarR family winged helix-turn-helix transcriptional regulator has translation MDFNRFDSAGFVINWCARVFERRMAEALRPLGITPAYLPPLFTLSALGGTTQGELAKASAIQQPTMALTLRRMERDGLIVRVQDETDHRRAIIRLTPQAEALLPQVEALAQSINEAAFDGLSAEAPAQLIELLRQTAENLEKQQTVAGGVL, from the coding sequence ATGGACTTCAACCGTTTCGACTCTGCTGGATTCGTGATCAACTGGTGTGCGCGCGTGTTCGAGCGCCGTATGGCCGAGGCTCTCCGCCCCCTCGGCATCACTCCGGCGTACCTTCCCCCTCTCTTCACCCTGTCCGCGCTCGGGGGCACCACCCAGGGCGAGCTCGCGAAAGCATCGGCGATCCAGCAGCCCACGATGGCACTCACGCTCCGCCGAATGGAGCGCGACGGACTGATCGTCCGCGTACAGGACGAGACCGACCACCGCCGCGCCATCATTCGCCTCACCCCTCAGGCCGAAGCACTCCTACCGCAAGTGGAAGCGCTCGCGCAGAGCATCAATGAGGCAGCATTCGACGGCCTCTCCGCCGAAGCGCCCGCGCAGCTGATCGAGCTCCTGCGCCAGACCGCAGAAAATCTCGAGAAGCAACAGACGGTCGCGGGGGGCGTCCTGTGA
- a CDS encoding GNAT family N-acetyltransferase gives MTSHDAPDGSRIAPDGAGLVIRQETADDHRDVREVHTRAFGDSERVPGLVEALRVAEAALAPMSFVATVDGRVVGHVLLSATRVDAPRRIVDVLSLSPLGVVPEFQRQGIGTQLIAYALEAADSQGVPLVFLEGSPRYYGTRGFESASAVGFRSPSLRIPEAAFQVARLSAHEPWMTGTFVYSEAFWAFDCVGLRDPED, from the coding sequence ATGACGTCACACGATGCGCCTGACGGCTCCCGGATCGCTCCCGATGGTGCCGGGCTGGTGATCCGGCAAGAGACCGCTGACGATCATCGAGATGTGCGCGAGGTTCATACGCGCGCCTTCGGTGACAGCGAGCGGGTTCCCGGGCTCGTGGAGGCACTTCGCGTTGCGGAGGCTGCGTTGGCGCCGATGTCCTTCGTCGCTACCGTTGATGGCCGGGTTGTGGGGCATGTCCTGCTGAGCGCGACGCGGGTGGACGCTCCGCGCCGGATCGTGGACGTCCTGTCCCTGTCACCGCTGGGCGTGGTCCCGGAGTTCCAGCGTCAGGGGATCGGCACTCAGCTCATCGCGTACGCCCTCGAGGCGGCCGACAGCCAGGGTGTGCCGTTGGTATTCCTCGAGGGTTCGCCACGTTACTACGGCACGCGCGGCTTCGAGAGTGCCAGCGCGGTGGGCTTCCGTTCGCCGTCGCTGCGTATCCCTGAAGCCGCGTTCCAGGTCGCCCGGTTGTCCGCTCACGAGCCGTGGATGACCGGCACCTTCGTCTACTCAGAGGCCTTTTGGGCCTTTGACTGCGTCGGCCTGCGCGACCCCGAGGACTGA